A region from the Methylocella sp. genome encodes:
- the rplQ gene encoding 50S ribosomal protein L17, whose product MYHGRAKRRFNRTQEHRKAMFANMCQALIKHEQIVTTLPKAKDLRPVVEKLVTLGKRGDLHARRQAIAQIKDVALVGKLFAVLGPRYKDRHGGYTRVLKAGFRYGDNAAMAVIEFVDRDVTAKGKDSGPVFGGQEEEAAA is encoded by the coding sequence ATGTATCACGGACGCGCAAAACGCCGATTTAACCGCACGCAGGAACATCGAAAGGCGATGTTCGCCAATATGTGCCAAGCGTTGATCAAGCATGAGCAGATCGTCACGACCCTGCCGAAAGCCAAGGATCTGCGCCCTGTCGTCGAGAAGCTAGTCACGCTCGGCAAGCGCGGCGATCTGCACGCCCGCCGTCAGGCGATCGCCCAGATCAAGGATGTCGCGCTGGTCGGCAAGCTATTCGCCGTTCTCGGGCCCCGCTACAAGGATAGGCATGGCGGCTACACCCGCGTCCTAAAGGCTGGCTTCCGCTATGGCGATAATGCGGCTATGGCCGTAATCGAGTTCGTTGATCGTGACGTCACAGCCAAGGGCAAAGACTCGGGGCCGGTATTTGGCGGTCAAGAGGAAGAAGCGGCCGCTTAA
- a CDS encoding DNA-directed RNA polymerase subunit alpha — protein sequence MGAFASRKGAFVIQKNWQELTKPNKLEVVSGDDPKRFATIVAGPLELGFGLTLGNSLRRILLSSLQGAAITSVHIDGVLHEFSSIPGVREDVTDIVLNIKDIAVKMPGDGPKRMVLKKQGPGKVTAGDIQTVGDISVLNPGLVICTLDEGAEIRMEFTVNTGKGYVAADHNRAEDAPIGLIPIDSLYSPVKKVSYRVENTREGQNLDLDKLTLQVETNGALTPEDAVAFAARILQDQLNVFVNFEEPRRVELTPSIPELAFNPALLKKVDELELSVRSANCLKNDNIVYIGDLIQKSEGEMLRTPNFGRKSLNEIKEVLAQMGLHLGMEVTGWPPDNIDELAKRFEEHY from the coding sequence ATGGGCGCCTTTGCATCGAGGAAAGGTGCATTCGTGATTCAAAAGAACTGGCAAGAGCTCACCAAACCGAACAAGCTCGAAGTCGTTTCGGGCGACGATCCCAAGCGTTTCGCGACGATCGTGGCGGGGCCGCTCGAACTCGGCTTCGGCCTCACGCTCGGCAATTCGCTGCGCCGGATTTTATTGTCGTCGCTGCAGGGCGCGGCGATCACCTCGGTTCATATCGACGGCGTGCTGCATGAGTTCTCGTCGATCCCCGGCGTCCGCGAGGACGTCACCGATATCGTGCTCAATATCAAGGACATCGCCGTCAAGATGCCGGGCGATGGCCCAAAGCGCATGGTCTTGAAAAAGCAGGGGCCGGGCAAGGTCACCGCCGGCGACATCCAGACGGTCGGCGATATTTCGGTGCTCAATCCCGGGCTCGTCATCTGCACCCTCGATGAAGGCGCGGAAATCCGCATGGAATTCACGGTCAACACCGGCAAAGGCTATGTCGCGGCGGACCACAACCGGGCCGAGGACGCGCCGATCGGATTGATCCCGATCGATAGCCTTTATTCGCCCGTGAAAAAAGTGAGCTATCGCGTCGAAAATACCCGCGAAGGCCAGAACCTCGATCTCGACAAGCTCACTTTGCAGGTTGAGACCAACGGCGCTTTGACGCCGGAGGATGCGGTGGCTTTCGCCGCGCGCATCCTGCAGGACCAGCTCAACGTCTTCGTCAATTTCGAAGAGCCGCGTCGCGTCGAGCTGACGCCGTCGATCCCGGAGCTGGCGTTCAACCCGGCTCTGCTCAAGAAAGTCGACGAACTCGAATTGTCGGTGCGTTCGGCCAACTGCCTGAAGAACGACAATATCGTCTACATCGGCGACCTCATCCAGAAGAGCGAAGGCGAAATGCTCCGCACGCCGAATTTCGGGCGGAAGTCGTTGAACGAAATCAAAGAGGTTCTCGCCCAGATGGGTCTGCATCTTGGCATGGAGGTCACTGGCTGGCCGCCGGATAATATTGACGAACTGGCCAAGCGTTTCGAAGAGCATTACTAG
- a CDS encoding DegQ family serine endoprotease: MTTIRFCLSRGFRRPAALMLTSLLLAGVAAAEPQRQAPTTNSEIVLSFAPVVKKAQPAVVNVYASRIDKRPKNPLFDDPIFERFFGGGARPGGSTSRSLGSGVIVDPTGLVVTNYHVIDGMTDVKVALSDKREFEADIVLRDQRTDLAVLRLKGGGDFPVMELGDSDALEVGDIVLAIGNPFGVGQTVTQGIVSALARTQAGISDYGFFVQTDAAINPGNSGGALIDMHARLAGINSAIFSQTGSSIGIGFAIPVNMVKIVVAAAKNGGRQVRRPWLGASLQVVSKEIADSLGLDRPSGALVTEVAAASPAEKAGVKRGDLITAIDGQTVDDPESLGYRMATKPLGGGASLAIVRDGTPINITLMLAPALEIPARDPVKLEGSSPFAGATVINLSPAVMEELSLHGVSQGVIISEIEDGSTAADVNFQKGDVILSVNDVKVQTTRDLERAVRDRHNYWKLTIGRGGEIVTTVLGG; this comes from the coding sequence ATGACAACGATACGTTTTTGTCTGTCGCGCGGTTTCCGGCGCCCCGCGGCATTGATGTTGACGTCGCTCTTGCTCGCCGGCGTCGCTGCGGCGGAGCCTCAGCGTCAGGCGCCGACCACCAACAGCGAGATCGTTTTATCTTTTGCTCCGGTGGTCAAAAAGGCGCAGCCGGCCGTCGTCAATGTCTACGCCTCGCGCATCGACAAGCGCCCCAAGAATCCGCTATTCGACGATCCAATTTTCGAGCGCTTCTTCGGCGGCGGGGCCCGCCCTGGCGGTTCAACCTCACGCTCATTGGGGTCGGGGGTCATCGTCGACCCAACAGGTCTCGTCGTCACCAATTACCATGTCATCGACGGCATGACGGACGTCAAAGTTGCGCTCTCCGACAAGCGCGAATTCGAGGCTGATATCGTGCTGCGCGATCAGCGCACCGATCTTGCGGTTTTGCGCCTCAAGGGCGGCGGCGATTTTCCGGTCATGGAGCTTGGCGATTCGGACGCGCTCGAGGTCGGCGACATCGTGCTCGCGATCGGCAATCCGTTCGGCGTCGGTCAGACGGTGACGCAGGGCATTGTCTCTGCGCTGGCGCGCACGCAGGCCGGGATTTCCGACTATGGATTTTTTGTTCAGACGGACGCCGCGATCAATCCCGGCAACTCGGGCGGCGCGTTGATCGATATGCATGCCCGGCTCGCCGGCATTAACTCGGCGATCTTTTCGCAAACGGGCAGCTCCATTGGGATTGGCTTTGCGATTCCCGTCAACATGGTCAAGATCGTCGTCGCCGCCGCAAAAAATGGCGGTCGGCAGGTGCGCCGGCCCTGGCTCGGCGCCAGTCTTCAGGTGGTCTCGAAGGAAATTGCCGACTCCTTGGGTCTCGACAGGCCTTCCGGCGCATTAGTGACGGAAGTTGCCGCCGCCAGCCCGGCCGAAAAGGCGGGCGTCAAACGAGGCGATCTTATTACCGCTATCGATGGGCAGACTGTCGACGATCCCGAGAGTTTGGGCTACCGCATGGCCACCAAGCCGCTTGGCGGGGGGGCCTCTCTCGCCATTGTTCGCGATGGCACGCCAATAAACATCACGCTCATGCTGGCCCCGGCGTTGGAAATTCCCGCCCGCGATCCAGTCAAGCTCGAGGGCAGTTCGCCATTTGCGGGCGCCACCGTGATCAATTTATCGCCGGCTGTGATGGAAGAACTATCGCTGCATGGCGTCAGCCAGGGCGTCATCATCAGCGAGATCGAAGATGGCAGCACAGCCGCCGATGTCAATTTCCAGAAGGGCGACGTTATTCTCTCGGTCAATGACGTGAAAGTGCAGACGACGCGCGACCTCGAACGGGCCGTGCGAGACAGGCACAACTATTGGAAATTGACCATTGGACGCGGCGGCGAGATCGTCACGACGGTGTTGGGGGGATGA